In the Topomyia yanbarensis strain Yona2022 chromosome 3, ASM3024719v1, whole genome shotgun sequence genome, one interval contains:
- the LOC131692592 gene encoding IST1 homolog isoform X2: MFSSAPNYTKLKTNLRLAVNRLKLLEKKKTELAQKARKEIADYLVAGKPERAKIRVEHIIREDYLVEAMEIVEMYCDLILARFGLVTQMKEIDEGIEEAVSSIVWVAPRLQADVQELKICADVFTIKYGKQWAESVRAAVPPHKVSDKLMHKMAIQAPPKLLVEKYLIEIAKIFNVDYEPDPLVMQNDKPNLADSILIDLSDRNNLDGGGSSSGGGGGTGGVPAPPGFIGYPQPPNLPQLPNLPPTVPFNYPGPSGQNFGSASAPPFNYNIPPNSSETMPDEEKDLNINSNFLNQEKRSDLGPPPSYASLSPDDNMQNSSKPKPQPRSKISPDMNYPVLPNVPSDLPDVPNDDNPGADQDNDEIDFDELSRRFEELKKKK, encoded by the exons ATGTTTTCGAGCGCTCCCAACTACACCAAATTGAAGACCAATCTTCGTTTAGCCGTCAATCGATTAAAATTACTAGAGAAAAAGAAAACGGAGCTTGCTCAAAAAGCTCGGAAAGAGATTGCTGATTATCTTGTCGCAGGAAAACCTGAAAGGGCTAAGATTCGTGTAGAGCATATAATCCGGGAGGACTACCTGGTGGAGGCAATGGAGATAGTAGAAATGTATTGCGATCTGATTTTGGCTCGATTTGGTTTGGTTACCCAGATGAAGGAAATCGACGAAGGGATTGAGGAAGCTGTAAGTAGTATCGTTTGGGTAGCCCCAAGGTTACAGGCAGATGTCCAGGAGCTGAAGATTTGCGCCGATGTGTTCACTATTAAATACGGCAAACAGTGGGCTGAATCGGTTCGTGCGGCAGTTCCACCACACAAAGTTTCGGATAAACTGATGCACAAGATGGCCATTCAAGCTCCTCCGAAACTATTAGTGGAAAAGTATTTGATAGAAATTGCTAAGATTTTTAACGTTGACTATGAACCTGACCCATTGGTGATGCAAAATGATAAGCCTAATCTGGCGGACAGTATTCTGATTGATTTGTCAGATAGAAATAACTTGGATGGAGGTGGATCTTCGTCGGGTGGTGGTGGAGGCACTGGCGGGGTGCCAGCACCGCCCGGATTTATTGGTTATCCACAGCCACCGAATTTGCCACAGTTACCAAATTTGCCACCAACGGTGCCGTTTAATTATCCA GGCCCGAGTGGACAAAATTTTGGCTCAGCATCAGCGCCACCATTCAATTATAATATTCCACCTAACTCATCGGAAACAATGCCTGACGAAGAAAAAGATTTGAACATCAACTCCAACTTCCTAAATCAGGAAAAAAGAAGTGATTTGGGACCACCGCCATCATATGCATCGCTTAGTCCGGATGACAATATGCAG AACTCATCGAAACCAAAACCGCAGCCCCGGTCAAAGATTTCGCCGGATATGAACTACCCAGTACTACCAAACGTTCCTTCGGATCTACCGGATGTTCCAAACGATGACAATCCAGGCGCCGACCAGGACAATGACGAGATCGACTTTGACGAACTTTCGAGACGGTTTGAGGAactaaagaagaaaaaataa
- the LOC131692592 gene encoding IST1 homolog isoform X1 — MFSSAPNYTKLKTNLRLAVNRLKLLEKKKTELAQKARKEIADYLVAGKPERAKIRVEHIIREDYLVEAMEIVEMYCDLILARFGLVTQMKEIDEGIEEAVSSIVWVAPRLQADVQELKICADVFTIKYGKQWAESVRAAVPPHKVSDKLMHKMAIQAPPKLLVEKYLIEIAKIFNVDYEPDPLVMQNDKPNLADSILIDLSDRNNLDGGGSSSGGGGGTGGVPAPPGFIGYPQPPNLPQLPNLPPTVPFNYPQGPSGQNFGSASAPPFNYNIPPNSSETMPDEEKDLNINSNFLNQEKRSDLGPPPSYASLSPDDNMQNSSKPKPQPRSKISPDMNYPVLPNVPSDLPDVPNDDNPGADQDNDEIDFDELSRRFEELKKKK; from the exons ATGTTTTCGAGCGCTCCCAACTACACCAAATTGAAGACCAATCTTCGTTTAGCCGTCAATCGATTAAAATTACTAGAGAAAAAGAAAACGGAGCTTGCTCAAAAAGCTCGGAAAGAGATTGCTGATTATCTTGTCGCAGGAAAACCTGAAAGGGCTAAGATTCGTGTAGAGCATATAATCCGGGAGGACTACCTGGTGGAGGCAATGGAGATAGTAGAAATGTATTGCGATCTGATTTTGGCTCGATTTGGTTTGGTTACCCAGATGAAGGAAATCGACGAAGGGATTGAGGAAGCTGTAAGTAGTATCGTTTGGGTAGCCCCAAGGTTACAGGCAGATGTCCAGGAGCTGAAGATTTGCGCCGATGTGTTCACTATTAAATACGGCAAACAGTGGGCTGAATCGGTTCGTGCGGCAGTTCCACCACACAAAGTTTCGGATAAACTGATGCACAAGATGGCCATTCAAGCTCCTCCGAAACTATTAGTGGAAAAGTATTTGATAGAAATTGCTAAGATTTTTAACGTTGACTATGAACCTGACCCATTGGTGATGCAAAATGATAAGCCTAATCTGGCGGACAGTATTCTGATTGATTTGTCAGATAGAAATAACTTGGATGGAGGTGGATCTTCGTCGGGTGGTGGTGGAGGCACTGGCGGGGTGCCAGCACCGCCCGGATTTATTGGTTATCCACAGCCACCGAATTTGCCACAGTTACCAAATTTGCCACCAACGGTGCCGTTTAATTATCCA caGGGCCCGAGTGGACAAAATTTTGGCTCAGCATCAGCGCCACCATTCAATTATAATATTCCACCTAACTCATCGGAAACAATGCCTGACGAAGAAAAAGATTTGAACATCAACTCCAACTTCCTAAATCAGGAAAAAAGAAGTGATTTGGGACCACCGCCATCATATGCATCGCTTAGTCCGGATGACAATATGCAG AACTCATCGAAACCAAAACCGCAGCCCCGGTCAAAGATTTCGCCGGATATGAACTACCCAGTACTACCAAACGTTCCTTCGGATCTACCGGATGTTCCAAACGATGACAATCCAGGCGCCGACCAGGACAATGACGAGATCGACTTTGACGAACTTTCGAGACGGTTTGAGGAactaaagaagaaaaaataa